AAGTATCCGCCCATGCCCCAAGTGGCGGCCCACGAGTTCCGGACCACGAACCACTGGGAAGCGTCGTCATAACCCACGGCCATGACGGCGTGGCCCCCCAGGACCTTCTCGCCGCTGGCTGGCATGGGCGCGTGCCCGGTGCTCGCGACCTGCTCGCTCTCGAAGCTCTCGTAGACCGTGAATCCGAAGACGAACGGATAGCCGGAGGCCAAACATCCCTTGAGCTGACTCGGATTGGAGACCACGCGCTGATAGGTGACGGCCTTGTTCTTGGCACCATCGTCGTAGCAGTTGGTCGGCGGCCGGTCGGCGAACTTCGTAATGTCGTAGGGCCATAGGGGCTCGTGGCAGGCCCCGTCTGAGGCGACCGTCTTGATGCCATCGCGGATCTGGGCCCCGCTGTCGGACG
This window of the Acidimicrobiales bacterium genome carries:
- a CDS encoding C1 family peptidase codes for the protein AIGAALEFDQMKQKLSDVFVPSRLYIYYNERSLEGTVASDSGAQIRDGIKTVASDGACHEPLWPYDITKFADRPPTNCYDDGAKNKAVTYQRVVSNPSQLKGCLASGYPFVFGFTVYESFESEQVASTGHAPMPASGEKVLGGHAVMAVGYDDASQWFVVRNSWAATWGMGGYFTLPYAYLAQRGLSSDFWTVRLVT